In the genome of Meles meles chromosome 4, mMelMel3.1 paternal haplotype, whole genome shotgun sequence, one region contains:
- the LOC123939690 gene encoding CCR4-NOT transcription complex subunit 2-like isoform X1 — MLKEVAQVTNSMFGASRKKFVEGVDSDYHDENMYYSQSSMFPHRSEKDMLASPSTSGQLSQFGASLYGQQSALGLPMRGMSNNTPQLNRSLSQGTQLPSHVTPTTGVPTMSLHTPPSPSRGILPMNPRNMMNHSQVGQGIGIPSRTNSMSSSGLGSPNRSSPSIICMPKQQPSRQPFTVNSMSGFGMNRNQAFGMNNSLSSNIFNGTDGSENVTGLDLSDFPALADRNRREGSGNPTPLINPLAGRAPYVGMVTKPANEQSQDFSIHNEDFPALPGSSYKDPTSSNDDSKSNLNTSGKTTSSTDGPKFPGDKSSTTQNNNQQKKGIQVLPDGRVTNIPQGMVTDQFGMIGLLTFIRAAEMDPGMVHLALGSDLTTLGLNLNSPENLYPKFASPWASSPCRPQDIDFHVPSEYLTNIHIRDKLAAIKLGRYGEDLLFYLYYMNGGDVLQLLAAVELFNRDWRYHKEERVWITRAPGMEPTMKTNTYERGTYYFFDCLNWRKVAKEFHLEYDKLEERPHLPSTFNYNPAQQAV, encoded by the coding sequence ATGTTGAAAGAAGTTGCACAGGTGACAAACAGCATGTTTGGTGCTTCAAGAAAGAAGTTTGTAGAGGGGGTCGACAGTGACTACCATGACGAAAACATGTACTACAGCCAGTCTTCTATGTTTCCACATCGGTCAGAAAAAGATATGCTGGCATCACCATCTACATCAGGTCAGCTGTCTCAGTTTGGGGCAAGTTTATACGGGCAACAAAGTGCACTAGGCCTTCCAATGAGGGGGATGAGCAACAATACCCCTCAGTTAAATCGCAGCTTATCACAAGGCACTCAGTTACCGAGCCACGTCACGCCAACAACAGGGGTACCAACAATGTCACTTCACACGCCTCCATCTCCAAGCAGGGGTATTTTGCCTATGAATCCTAGGAATATGATGAACCACTCCCAGGTTGGTCAGGGCATTGGAATTCCTAGCAGGACAAATAGCATGAGCAGTTCAGGGTTAGGTAGCCCCAACAGAAGCTCGCCAAGCATAATATGTATGCCAAAGCAGCAGCCTTCTCGACAGCCTTTTACTGTGAACAGTATGTCTGGATTTGGAATGAACAGGAATCAGGCATTTGGAATGAATAACTCCTTATCAAGTAACATTTTTAATGGAACAGATGGAAGTGAAAATGTGACAGGATTGGACCTTTCAGATTTTCCAGCATTAGCAGACCgaaacagaagggaaggaagtggTAACCCAACTCCATTAATAAACCCCTTGGCTGGAAGAGCTCCTTATGTTGGAATGGTAACAAAACCAGCAAATGAGCAATCCCAGGACTTCTCAATACACAACGAAGATTTTCCAGCATTACCTGGCTCCAGCTATAAAGATCCAACATCAAGTAATGATGACAGTAAATCTAATTTGAATACATCTGGCAAGACAACTTCAAGTACAGATGGACCCAAATTCCCTGGAGATAAAAGTTCAACAACACAAAATAATAACCAGCAGAAAAAAGGGATCCAGGTGTTACCTGATGGTCGGGTTACTAACATTCCTCAAGGGATGGTGACGGACCAATTTGGAATGATTGGCCTGTTAACATTTATCAGGGCAGCAGAGATGGACCCAGGAATGGTACATCTTGCATTAGGAAGTGACTTAACAACATTAGGCCTCAATCTGAACTCTCCTGAAAATCTCTACCCCAAATTTGCATCACCCTGGGCATCTTCACCTTGTCGACCTCAAGACATAGACTTCCATGTTCCATCTGAGTACTTAACGAACATTCACATTAGGGATAAGCTGGCTGCAATAAAACTTGGCCGATACGGAGAAGACCTGCTCTTCTATCTCTATTACATGAATGGAGGAGACGTATTACAACTTTTAGCTGCAGTAGAGCTTTTTAACCGTGATTGGAGATACCACAAAGAAGAACGAGTATGGATTACCAGGGCACCAGGCATGGAGCCAACAATGAAAACCAATACATATGAGAGGGGAACATATTACTTCTTTGACTGTCTTAACTGGAGGAAAGTAGCTAAGGAGTTTCATCTGGAATATGACAAATTAGAAGAACGGCCTCACCTGCCATCCACCTTCAACTACAACCCTGCTCAGCAAGCCGTCTAA
- the LOC123939690 gene encoding CCR4-NOT transcription complex subunit 2-like isoform X2 yields MRGMSNNTPQLNRSLSQGTQLPSHVTPTTGVPTMSLHTPPSPSRGILPMNPRNMMNHSQVGQGIGIPSRTNSMSSSGLGSPNRSSPSIICMPKQQPSRQPFTVNSMSGFGMNRNQAFGMNNSLSSNIFNGTDGSENVTGLDLSDFPALADRNRREGSGNPTPLINPLAGRAPYVGMVTKPANEQSQDFSIHNEDFPALPGSSYKDPTSSNDDSKSNLNTSGKTTSSTDGPKFPGDKSSTTQNNNQQKKGIQVLPDGRVTNIPQGMVTDQFGMIGLLTFIRAAEMDPGMVHLALGSDLTTLGLNLNSPENLYPKFASPWASSPCRPQDIDFHVPSEYLTNIHIRDKLAAIKLGRYGEDLLFYLYYMNGGDVLQLLAAVELFNRDWRYHKEERVWITRAPGMEPTMKTNTYERGTYYFFDCLNWRKVAKEFHLEYDKLEERPHLPSTFNYNPAQQAV; encoded by the coding sequence ATGAGGGGGATGAGCAACAATACCCCTCAGTTAAATCGCAGCTTATCACAAGGCACTCAGTTACCGAGCCACGTCACGCCAACAACAGGGGTACCAACAATGTCACTTCACACGCCTCCATCTCCAAGCAGGGGTATTTTGCCTATGAATCCTAGGAATATGATGAACCACTCCCAGGTTGGTCAGGGCATTGGAATTCCTAGCAGGACAAATAGCATGAGCAGTTCAGGGTTAGGTAGCCCCAACAGAAGCTCGCCAAGCATAATATGTATGCCAAAGCAGCAGCCTTCTCGACAGCCTTTTACTGTGAACAGTATGTCTGGATTTGGAATGAACAGGAATCAGGCATTTGGAATGAATAACTCCTTATCAAGTAACATTTTTAATGGAACAGATGGAAGTGAAAATGTGACAGGATTGGACCTTTCAGATTTTCCAGCATTAGCAGACCgaaacagaagggaaggaagtggTAACCCAACTCCATTAATAAACCCCTTGGCTGGAAGAGCTCCTTATGTTGGAATGGTAACAAAACCAGCAAATGAGCAATCCCAGGACTTCTCAATACACAACGAAGATTTTCCAGCATTACCTGGCTCCAGCTATAAAGATCCAACATCAAGTAATGATGACAGTAAATCTAATTTGAATACATCTGGCAAGACAACTTCAAGTACAGATGGACCCAAATTCCCTGGAGATAAAAGTTCAACAACACAAAATAATAACCAGCAGAAAAAAGGGATCCAGGTGTTACCTGATGGTCGGGTTACTAACATTCCTCAAGGGATGGTGACGGACCAATTTGGAATGATTGGCCTGTTAACATTTATCAGGGCAGCAGAGATGGACCCAGGAATGGTACATCTTGCATTAGGAAGTGACTTAACAACATTAGGCCTCAATCTGAACTCTCCTGAAAATCTCTACCCCAAATTTGCATCACCCTGGGCATCTTCACCTTGTCGACCTCAAGACATAGACTTCCATGTTCCATCTGAGTACTTAACGAACATTCACATTAGGGATAAGCTGGCTGCAATAAAACTTGGCCGATACGGAGAAGACCTGCTCTTCTATCTCTATTACATGAATGGAGGAGACGTATTACAACTTTTAGCTGCAGTAGAGCTTTTTAACCGTGATTGGAGATACCACAAAGAAGAACGAGTATGGATTACCAGGGCACCAGGCATGGAGCCAACAATGAAAACCAATACATATGAGAGGGGAACATATTACTTCTTTGACTGTCTTAACTGGAGGAAAGTAGCTAAGGAGTTTCATCTGGAATATGACAAATTAGAAGAACGGCCTCACCTGCCATCCACCTTCAACTACAACCCTGCTCAGCAAGCCGTCTAA
- the LOC123939690 gene encoding CCR4-NOT transcription complex subunit 2-like isoform X3 → MVRTDGHTLSEKRNYQPPVTNSMFGASRKKFVEGVDSDYHDENMYYSQSSMFPHRSEKDMLASPSTSGQLSQFGASLYGQQSALGLPMRGMSNNTPQLNRSLSQGTQLPSHVTPTTGVPTMSLHTPPSPSRGILPMNPRNMMNHSQVGQGIGIPSRTNSMSSSGLGSPNRSSPSIICMPKQQPSRQPFTVNSMSGFGMNRNQAFGMNNSLSSNIFNGTDGSENVTGLDLSDFPALADRNRREGSGNPTPLINPLAGRAPYVGMVTKPANEQSQDFSIHNEDFPALPGSSYKDPTSSNDDSKSNLNTSGKTTSSTDGPKFPGDKSSTTQNNNQQKKGIQVLPDGRVTNIPQGMVTDQFGMIGLLTFIRAAEMDPGMVHLALGSDLTTLGLNLNSPENLYPKFASPWASSPCRPQDIDFHVPSEYLTNIHIRDKLAAIKLGRYGEDLLFYLYYMNGGDVLQLLAAVELFNRDWRYHKEERVWITRAPGMEPTMKTNTYERGTYYFFDCLNWRKVAKEFHLEYDKLEERPHLPSTFNYNPAQQAV, encoded by the exons ATGGTGAGGACTGATGGACATACATTATCTGAGAAAAGAAACTACCAGCCTCCA GTGACAAACAGCATGTTTGGTGCTTCAAGAAAGAAGTTTGTAGAGGGGGTCGACAGTGACTACCATGACGAAAACATGTACTACAGCCAGTCTTCTATGTTTCCACATCGGTCAGAAAAAGATATGCTGGCATCACCATCTACATCAGGTCAGCTGTCTCAGTTTGGGGCAAGTTTATACGGGCAACAAAGTGCACTAGGCCTTCCAATGAGGGGGATGAGCAACAATACCCCTCAGTTAAATCGCAGCTTATCACAAGGCACTCAGTTACCGAGCCACGTCACGCCAACAACAGGGGTACCAACAATGTCACTTCACACGCCTCCATCTCCAAGCAGGGGTATTTTGCCTATGAATCCTAGGAATATGATGAACCACTCCCAGGTTGGTCAGGGCATTGGAATTCCTAGCAGGACAAATAGCATGAGCAGTTCAGGGTTAGGTAGCCCCAACAGAAGCTCGCCAAGCATAATATGTATGCCAAAGCAGCAGCCTTCTCGACAGCCTTTTACTGTGAACAGTATGTCTGGATTTGGAATGAACAGGAATCAGGCATTTGGAATGAATAACTCCTTATCAAGTAACATTTTTAATGGAACAGATGGAAGTGAAAATGTGACAGGATTGGACCTTTCAGATTTTCCAGCATTAGCAGACCgaaacagaagggaaggaagtggTAACCCAACTCCATTAATAAACCCCTTGGCTGGAAGAGCTCCTTATGTTGGAATGGTAACAAAACCAGCAAATGAGCAATCCCAGGACTTCTCAATACACAACGAAGATTTTCCAGCATTACCTGGCTCCAGCTATAAAGATCCAACATCAAGTAATGATGACAGTAAATCTAATTTGAATACATCTGGCAAGACAACTTCAAGTACAGATGGACCCAAATTCCCTGGAGATAAAAGTTCAACAACACAAAATAATAACCAGCAGAAAAAAGGGATCCAGGTGTTACCTGATGGTCGGGTTACTAACATTCCTCAAGGGATGGTGACGGACCAATTTGGAATGATTGGCCTGTTAACATTTATCAGGGCAGCAGAGATGGACCCAGGAATGGTACATCTTGCATTAGGAAGTGACTTAACAACATTAGGCCTCAATCTGAACTCTCCTGAAAATCTCTACCCCAAATTTGCATCACCCTGGGCATCTTCACCTTGTCGACCTCAAGACATAGACTTCCATGTTCCATCTGAGTACTTAACGAACATTCACATTAGGGATAAGCTGGCTGCAATAAAACTTGGCCGATACGGAGAAGACCTGCTCTTCTATCTCTATTACATGAATGGAGGAGACGTATTACAACTTTTAGCTGCAGTAGAGCTTTTTAACCGTGATTGGAGATACCACAAAGAAGAACGAGTATGGATTACCAGGGCACCAGGCATGGAGCCAACAATGAAAACCAATACATATGAGAGGGGAACATATTACTTCTTTGACTGTCTTAACTGGAGGAAAGTAGCTAAGGAGTTTCATCTGGAATATGACAAATTAGAAGAACGGCCTCACCTGCCATCCACCTTCAACTACAACCCTGCTCAGCAAGCCGTCTAA